From one Populus alba chromosome 17, ASM523922v2, whole genome shotgun sequence genomic stretch:
- the LOC118040040 gene encoding putative disease resistance protein RGA1: MAEAFAAEIAKSLLGKLGSFAVQEFRLAWGLEDDLARLEERLKAINAVLSDAEKQQSKKERIRLWLHMLREVLYDAEDVLDEIECETLQRQVVKTKGSTSRKVRRFFSSSNMIPFSLKMGHKIKKIIERLAEISSLKSDFNLSEQAIDCSHVLHEETGMNRSFDSFSGLIGRDEDKERIISLLEAPFKVVGAHPLVLPIVGMGGLGKTSLAKSVCDAENVKSHFDLNMEVCVSDDFSLKQVIQKIIKSATGERCADLDGGELEKKLEAILNGAGGSKIIVTTRSQRVAEIMGTVPAYNLSLLGQEDCLSLFYKCAFKDGQMELYPNLVAIGKEIVAKCKQVPLAVINMGNQLYGKTEEKEWESVRDSEKWEEEGDGILPALKISYQRLPTHLKRCFLYCSVFPKDYLFRDLLMVQFWMAHGLILQTSNPNEKLEDVGLRYVRELISRCFYQDYDDFTYVAIFKMHDLMHDLASSLAQNEFSIISSQNHQISKTTRHFSVTDSDSFFHQTLPKFPNNFHQVRSIVFADSIAGPTCKIDFEKCLLEFKHLRSLELMDDSEFEAFPERIDALKHLRYTHFGGNAKIKRLPKSIFKLQNLQALAVGFGLEELPKDVRKFVRRYARS; this comes from the exons ATGGCAGAAGCTTTTGCAGCCGAGATTGCAAAATCCCTTTTAGGGAAGTTAGGCTCTTTCGCTGTTCAAGAATTTCGTTTGGCATGGGGACTTGAAGATGACCTTGCACGTCTTGAAGAGAGATTGAAAGCCATCAACGCGGTGCTGTCCGATGCTGAGAAGCAACAATCAAAGAAAGAGAGGATTCGGCTCTGGCTCCATATGCTCAGAGAAGTCTTGTATGATGCAGAGGACGTGCTGGACGAAATCGAGTGCGAAACTTTGCAAAGGCAGGTGGTGAAAACTAAAGGGAGCACCAGCAGAAAGGTACGGCGCTTCTTTTCAAGCTCTAATATGATTCCATTCAGTTTAAAAATGGGTCATAAGATAAAGAAGATCATAGAAAGACTAGCTGAGATCTCATCTCTTAAGTCTGACTTCAACCTCAGCGAGCAGGCTATTGATTGTAGTCATGTCTTGCATGAAGAAACAGGGATGAACCGATCCTTTGACAGCTTTTCCGGTCTTATCGGAAGAGATGAAGACAAAGAACGCATCATCAGCCTTTTAGAAGCACCTTTTAAGGTTGTTGGTGCACATCCTCTTGTCCTTCCGATTGTAGGAATGGGAGGCTTGGGGAAGACATCTCTTGCCAAATCGGTGTGTGATGCTGAGAATGTGAAAAGTCATTTTGATCTGAATATGGAGGTATGTGTTTCAGAtgatttttccttgaaacaagtGATACAAAAGATTATTAAATCTGCAACTGGGGAAAGATGTGCGGATTTGGATGGGggtgaacttgaaaaaaaacttgaagctATTCTGAATG GTGCTGGTGGAAGTAAGATTATAGTAACTACCCGTAGTCAACGTGTTGCTGAGATTATGGGTACTGTTCCTGCGTACAACCTAAGTCTTCTTGGTCAGGAGGACTGTCTGTCGTTGTTTTACAAGTGTGCATTCAAGGATGGGCAAATGGAGTTGTATCCAAATTTGGTTGCAATTGGGAAAGAAATAGTGGCGAAATGCAAGCAAGTTCCTCTGGCAGTGATTAACATGGGGAATCAACTGTATGGTAAGACTGAAGAAAAAGAGTGGGAATCGGTGAGAGACAGTGAGAAGTGGGAAGAAGAGGGAGATGGCATTTTACCTGCCTTGAAAATAAGCTATCAAAGACTGCCGACTCACTTGAAAAGATGCTTTCTTTATTGTTCTGTTTTTCCAAAAGATTACTTGTTCCGAGATCTCTTAATGGTGCAATTTTGGATGGCACATGGGCTCATTCTTCAAACATCAAATCCAAATGAGAAGTTGGAAGATGTTGGCTTGCGTTATGTGCGCGAGTTGATCTCAAGATGTTTCTACCAAGATTATGACGATTTCACTTATGTAGCTATCTTTAAGATGCATGATTTAATGCATGATCTTGCATCATCATTGGctcaaaatgagttttcaatCATAAGCTCTCAAAACCATCAAATTTCCAAAACGACCCGTCATTTTTCAGTTACCGACTCTGattcattttttcatcaaactctCCCCAAGTTCCCAAACAACTTCCATCAAGTGCGGTCAATAGTCTTTGCAGATAGTATAGCGGGGCCTACATGCAAAATAGACTTTGAGAAATGTTTGTTAGAATTCAAGCATTTGCGGTCTTTAGAATTAATGGATGATTCTGAATTTGAGGCTTTTCCGGAGAGGATTGACGCCTTAAAACATTTGAGATATACCCATTTTGGGGGCaacgcaaaaataaaaagactcccaaaatctattttcaaattgCAAAACTTGCAAGCTCTGGCTGTAGGTTTTGGATTAGAAGAGCTGCCTAAAGATGTGAG aaaatttgtGCGAAGATATGCAAGGTCTTAA
- the LOC118040050 gene encoding putative disease resistance protein RGA3 has translation MADAFTAEIAKSLIGKLGTFAGQEFCLAWGLEADIARLEKRLSAITAVLSDAEQKQSKNDKIRFWLNDLREVLYDAEDVLDEIECETLRRQVVKTTGSTSRKVRRFFSSSNKIAFRLRMGHKIKSIIERLGEISSLESEFHLSEQAIDCSHVSHEETEMNRSFDSFSGVIGRDEDKERIISLLEAPSKVGGAHPLVLPIVGMGGLGKTSLAKSVCDAENVKSHFDLKMEVCVSDDFSLKQVVQKIIKSATGERCADLDEGELDKKLEEILNGNKYLLLLDDVWNEDAQKWLLLKPSLSKGAGGSKIIVTTRSQRVAEIMGTVPAYNLSLLGQEDCLSLFYKCAFKEGQKESNPNLVAIGKEIVAKCKQVPLAVINLGTQLYGKTDEKEWKSVRDSEKWEEEGDGILPALKISYQRLPTHLKRCFLYCSVFPKDYLFRDLLMVQFWMAHGLILQTSNPNEKLEDVGLRYVRELISRCFFQDYEDRIFLAGFKMHDLMHDLASSLAQNEFSIISSQNHQISKTTRHLSVVLDSDSFFHKTLPKFPNNFHQVRSIVFADSIMGPTCKTDFEKCLLEFKHLRSLELTNDSELEDFPERIGALKHLRYLYFRSNAKIKRLPKSIFKLQNLQAMFTGEGLEELPKDVRYMISLRLLDLTTKQKRLQEGGIGCLECLQILFISYCENLENLCEDMQGLKSLRKLIIVRCDSLISLQRSIKCLTTLEELCILNCAKLNLMTIEEEKEGKIQPLSLSLRIVMFDNLPSTIALPEQFLQGSAESLQIFIINKCPNIGEMPECIGNLKKLQNLEISDCPSLSNRCRRGTGEDWPKIKHIPKIKNDGDDSGGETSDQVQAELHQI, from the exons atggcagATGCTTTTACAGCCGAGATTGCAAAATCCCTTATAGGGAAGTTAGGCACTTTTGCTGGTCAAGAATTTTGTTTGGCATGGGGACTTGAAGCTGACATTGCTCGTCTTGAAAAGAGATTGTCAGCCATCACCGCAGTGCTGTCCGATGCTGAGCAGAAACAATCAAAGAATGACAAGATTCGGTTCTGGCTCAACGATCTCAGAGAAGTCTTGTATGATGCTGAGGACGTGCTGGACGAAATCGAGTGCGAAACTCTGCGAAGGCAGGTGGTGAAAACTACAGGGAGCACCAGCAGAAAGGTACGGCGCTTCTTTTCAAGCTCTAATAAGATTGCATTCCGTTTAAGAATGGGTCATAAGATAAAGAGCATCATAGAAAGACTAGGTGAGATTTCATCTCTTGAGTCTGAGTTCCACCTCAGCGAGCAGGCTATTGATTGTAGTCATGTCTCGCATGAGGAAACAGAGATGAACCGATCCTTTGACAGCTTTTCCGGTGTTATCGGAAGAGATGAAGATAAAGAACGCATCATCAGCCTTTTAGAAGCACCTTCTAAGGTTGGTGGTGCTCATCCCCTTGTCCTTCCGATTGTAGGAATGGGAGGCTTGGGGAAGACATCTCTTGCCAAATCGGTGTGTGATGCTGAGAATGTAAAAAGTCATTTTGATCTGAAAATGGAGGTATGTGTTTCAGAtgatttttccttgaaacaagtggtacaaaaaattattaaatctgcaACTGGGGAAAGATGTGCGGATTTGGATGAGGGTGAACTtgataaaaaacttgaagaaatttTGAATGGTAATAAATACTTGCTTCTTTTGGATGATGTTTGGAATGAAGATGCTCAAAAATGGTTGTTGTTGAAGCCTTCGTTATCAAAAGGTGCTGGTGGAAGTAAGATTATAGTCACTACCCGTAGTCAACGTGTTGCTGAGATTATGGGTACTGTTCCTGCGTACAACCTAAGTCTTCTTGGTCAGGAGGACTGTCTGTCGTTGTTTTACAAGTGTGCATTCAAGGAAGGGCAAAAGGAGTCGAATCCAAATTTGGTTGCAATTGGGAAAGAAATAGTGGCAAAATGCAAGCAAGTTCCTCTGGCAGTGATTAACTTGGGGACTCAACTGTATGGTAAGACTGATGAAAAAGAGTGGAAATCGGTGAGAGACAGTGAGAAGTGGGAAGAAGAGGGAGATGGCATTTTACCTGCCTTGAAAATAAGCTATCAAAGACTGCCGACTCACTTGAAAAGATGCTTTCTTTATTGTTCTGTTTTTCCAAAAGATTACTTGTTCCGAGATCTCTTAATGGTGCAATTTTGGATGGCACATGGGCTCATTCTTCAAACATCAAATCCAAATGAGAAGTTGGAAGATGTTGGCTTGCGTTATGTGCGCGAGTTGATCTCAAGATGTTTCTTCCAAGATTATGAGGATAGGATTTTTCTAGCTGGCTTTAAGATGCATGATTTAATGCATGATCTTGCATCATCATTGGctcaaaatgagttttcaatCATAAGCTCTCAAAACCATCAAATTTCTAAAACGACCCGTCATTTGTCAGTCGTCCTTGACTctgattcattttttcataaaactctCCCCAAGTTCCCAAACAACTTCCATCAAGTGCGGTCAATAGTCTTTGCAGATAGTATAATGGGGCCTACATGCAAAACAGACTTTGAGAAATGTTTGTTAGAATTTAAGCATTTGCGATCTTTGGAATTAACGAATGATTCTGAATTGGAGGATTTTCCGGAGAGGATTGGCGCCTTGAAACATTTGAGATATCTCTATTTTAGAAGCaacgcaaaaataaaaagactcccaaaatctattttcaaattgCAAAACTTGCAAGCTATGTTTACAGGTGAAGGATTAGAAGAGCTGCCCAAAGATGTGAGGTACATGATCAGCCTTAGACTTTTAGATCTAACTACTAAGCAGAAGCGGTTGCAAGAAGGAGGGATTGGGTGTTTGGAGTGTcttcaaattttattcattagttattgtgaaaatctagaaaatttgtGCGAAGATATGCAAGGTCTTAAAAGTCTTCGAAAATTGATTATTGTTAGATGTGATAGCTTGATTTCTCTGCAAAGAAGCATAAAATGCCTAACTACTCTGGAAGAACTTTGCATTCTTAATTGTGCAAAACTTAATTTGATGACgatagaagaagagaaagaggggaaaattcaacctctttccctttcccttcgtATTGTAATGTTTGACAACTTACCATCAACTATTGCTTTACCAGAACAGTTTCTTCAAGGATCTGCAGAATCCTTACAAATATTTATCATCAATAAGTGTCCAAACATTGGAGAAATGCCAGAGTGTATcggcaatttaaaaaaacttcaaaatcttGAGATTAGTGATTGTCCAAGTTTGAGCAACAGGTGTCGAAGGGGAACAGGAGAAGATTGGCCCAAGATCAAACATATCCCTAAAATCAAGAATGACGGTGATGACAGTGGTGGAGAAACATCTGATCAG GTTCAAGCGGAACTCCATCAGATTTAA
- the LOC118058520 gene encoding disease resistance protein RGA2-like, whose amino-acid sequence MIKKTRRLLLCTQKAELHSYLNHFFLSNTSPLTQKKMAEAFAAEIAKSLLGKLGSFAVQEFRLAWGLEDDLARLEERLKAINAVLSDAEKQQSKKERIRLWLHMLREVLYDAEDVLDEIECETLQRQVVKTKGSTSRKVRRFFSSSNMIPFSLKMGHKIKKIIERLAEISSLKSDFNLSEQAIDCSHVLHEETGMNRSFDSFSGLIGRDEDKERIISLLEAPFKVVGAHPLVLPIVGMGGLGKTSLAKSVCDAENVKSHFDLNMEVCVSDDFSLKQVIQKIIKSATGERCADLDGGELEKKLEAILNGRKYLHLLDDVWNEEAQKWLLLKPLLSKGAGGSKIIVTTRSQRVAEIMGTVPAYNLSLLGQEDCLSLFYKCAFKDGQMELYPNLVAIGKEIVAKCKQVPLAVINMGNQLYGKTEEKEWESVRDSEKWEEEGDGILPALKISYQRLPTHLKRCFLYCSVFPKDYLFRDLLMVQFWMAHGLILQTSNPNEKLEDVGLRYVRELISRCFYQDYDDFTYVAIFKMHDLMHDLASSLAQNEFSIISSQNHQISKTTRHFSVTDSDSFFHQTLPKFPNNFHQVRSIVFADSIAGPTCKIDFEKCLLEFKHLRSLELMDDSEFEAFPERIDALKHLRYTHFGGNAKIKRLPKSIFKLQNLQALAVGFGLEELPKDVRYMINLRFLFVVTKQKRLPEGGIGCLECLQTLFIVGCENLENLCEDMQGLKSLRKLVIGGCDSLISLPRSIKCLTTLEELFIIKCKKLDLMTIEEEKEKKIQPLSLSLRIIIFAALPATFALPEQLLQGSAESFQTFIIKDCPNIKEMPNCINLKKLQNLKISDCSSLSKWCRRGTGEDWLKIKNIRKIMVDDDDSGEETSD is encoded by the coding sequence ATGATCAAGAAGACTCGACGACTACTCCTATGCACTCAGAAAGCGGAACTCCACTCTTATCTCAATCATTTCTTCCTATCAAACACTTCTCCCCTCACTCAAAAAAAAATGGCAGAAGCTTTTGCAGCCGAGATTGCAAAATCCCTTTTAGGGAAGTTAGGCTCTTTCGCTGTTCAAGAATTTCGTTTGGCATGGGGACTTGAAGATGACCTTGCACGTCTTGAAGAGAGATTGAAAGCCATCAACGCGGTGCTGTCCGATGCTGAGAAGCAACAATCAAAGAAAGAGAGGATTCGGCTCTGGCTCCATATGCTCAGAGAAGTCTTGTATGATGCAGAGGACGTGCTGGACGAAATCGAGTGCGAAACTTTGCAAAGGCAGGTGGTGAAAACTAAAGGGAGCACCAGCAGAAAGGTACGGCGCTTCTTTTCAAGCTCTAATATGATTCCATTCAGTTTAAAAATGGGTCATAAGATAAAGAAGATCATAGAAAGACTAGCTGAGATCTCATCTCTTAAGTCTGACTTCAACCTCAGCGAGCAGGCTATTGATTGTAGTCATGTCTTGCATGAAGAAACAGGGATGAACCGATCCTTTGACAGCTTTTCCGGTCTTATCGGAAGAGATGAAGACAAAGAACGCATCATCAGCCTTTTAGAAGCACCTTTTAAGGTTGTTGGTGCACATCCTCTTGTCCTTCCGATTGTAGGAATGGGAGGCTTGGGGAAGACATCTCTTGCCAAATCGGTGTGTGATGCTGAGAATGTGAAAAGTCATTTTGATCTGAATATGGAGGTATGTGTTTCAGAtgatttttccttgaaacaagtGATACAAAAGATTATTAAATCTGCAACTGGGGAAAGATGTGCGGATTTGGATGGGggtgaacttgaaaaaaaacttgaagctATTCTGAATGGTAGGAAATACTTGCATCTTTTGGATGATGTATGGAATGAAGAAGCTCAAAAATGGTTGTTGTTGAAGCCTTTGTTATCAAAAGGTGCTGGTGGAAGTAAGATTATAGTAACTACCCGTAGTCAACGTGTTGCTGAGATTATGGGTACTGTTCCTGCGTACAACCTAAGTCTTCTTGGTCAGGAGGACTGTCTGTCGTTGTTTTACAAGTGTGCATTCAAGGATGGGCAAATGGAGTTGTATCCAAATTTGGTTGCAATTGGGAAAGAAATAGTGGCGAAATGCAAGCAAGTTCCTCTGGCAGTGATTAACATGGGGAATCAACTGTATGGTAAGACTGAAGAAAAAGAGTGGGAATCGGTGAGAGACAGTGAGAAGTGGGAAGAAGAGGGAGATGGCATTTTACCTGCCTTGAAAATAAGCTATCAAAGACTGCCGACTCACTTGAAAAGATGCTTTCTTTATTGTTCTGTTTTTCCAAAAGATTACTTGTTCCGAGATCTCTTAATGGTGCAATTTTGGATGGCACATGGGCTCATTCTTCAAACATCAAATCCAAATGAGAAGTTGGAAGATGTTGGCTTGCGTTATGTGCGCGAGTTGATCTCAAGATGTTTCTACCAAGATTATGACGATTTCACTTATGTAGCTATCTTTAAGATGCATGATTTAATGCATGATCTTGCATCATCATTGGctcaaaatgagttttcaatCATAAGCTCTCAAAACCATCAAATTTCCAAAACGACCCGTCATTTTTCAGTTACCGACTCTGattcattttttcatcaaactctCCCCAAGTTCCCAAACAACTTCCATCAAGTGCGGTCAATAGTCTTTGCAGATAGTATAGCGGGGCCTACATGCAAAATAGACTTTGAGAAATGTTTGTTAGAATTCAAGCATTTGCGGTCTTTAGAATTAATGGATGATTCTGAATTTGAGGCTTTTCCGGAGAGGATTGACGCCTTAAAACATTTGAGATATACCCATTTTGGGGGCaacgcaaaaataaaaagactcccaaaatctattttcaaattgCAAAACTTGCAAGCTCTGGCTGTAGGTTTTGGATTAGAAGAGCTGCCTAAAGATGTGAGGTACATGATCAACCTTAGATTTTTATTTGTAGTTACTAAGCAGAAGCGGTTGCCAGAAGGTGGGATTGGGTGTTTGGAGTGTCTTCAAACTTTATTCATTGTTGGGtgtgaaaatctagaaaatttgtGCGAAGATATGCAAGGTCTTAAAAGTCTTCGAAAATTGGTTATTGGTGGATGTGATAGCTTGATTTCTCTGCCAAGAAGCATAAAATGCCTAACTACTCTGgaagaattatttattataaagtgtaaaaagcttgatttgatgacaatagaagaagagaaagagaaaaaaattcaacctctttccctttcccttcgtATTATAATATTTGCAGCGTTACCAGCAACTTTTGCTTTACCAGAACAACTTCTTCAAGGATCTGCAGAATCCTTTCAAACATTTATCATCAAAGACTgtccaaacattaaagaaatgcCAAATtgcatcaatttaaaaaaacttcaaaatcttAAGATCAGTGATTGTTCAAGTTTGAGCAAATGGTGCCGAAGGGGAACAGGAGAAGATTGGCTAAAGATCAAAAATATTCGTAAAATTATGGTTGACGATGATGACAGTGGTGAAGAAACATCTGATTAG